A single genomic interval of Burkholderia sp. HI2500 harbors:
- a CDS encoding chemotaxis protein CheC, with amino-acid sequence MPDSVFTAEQRDALQEIANLAMGRAAARLALLLGHFIELSVPRVRVVKATDAGDALREMTGIHDNVTAVRQGFRSDIKGEAIVLCRTASIARLMSVVDRTFGDGVYGGMATPDEVVFDVANVLMGACVASILDELGRKPVFFPPGLLGANVSFDDVFQPTELAWSVALLLEVNFGLEDHAFRAHFVMLMAEDSIRLMGDALDALLSAL; translated from the coding sequence GTTCACGGCGGAGCAACGCGACGCGTTGCAGGAGATCGCCAACCTCGCAATGGGCCGCGCCGCCGCGCGGCTCGCGTTGTTGCTCGGGCACTTCATCGAGCTGTCGGTGCCGCGCGTGCGGGTCGTGAAAGCGACCGACGCGGGCGACGCGCTGCGCGAGATGACGGGTATTCACGACAACGTGACCGCCGTGCGCCAGGGTTTTCGTTCCGACATCAAGGGCGAGGCGATCGTGTTGTGCCGCACCGCGAGCATCGCGCGGCTCATGTCGGTCGTCGACCGCACGTTCGGCGATGGCGTGTACGGCGGGATGGCGACACCCGACGAAGTCGTGTTCGACGTCGCGAACGTGCTGATGGGCGCGTGCGTCGCGTCGATCCTCGACGAGCTCGGCCGCAAGCCCGTGTTCTTTCCGCCGGGGCTGCTCGGCGCGAACGTGTCGTTCGACGACGTATTCCAGCCGACCGAGCTGGCATGGAGCGTGGCATTGCTGCTGGAAGTGAACTTCGGGCTCGAGGACCACGCGTTCCGGGCCCACTTCGTGATGCTGATGGCCGAGGATTCGATCCGGCTGATGGGCGACGCGCTCGACGCGTTGCTGTCCGCGCTATGA
- a CDS encoding GGDEF domain-containing protein, with protein sequence MTAATSSLSDLVIERVGFGLFVLDRAMNVLMWNRFMQDHSGIPAADVIGRNLFDCFPDLPRAWLSRKLESVFQLGSFAFSSWEQRPYLFRFEHDRPITGGVDYMQQDCTFMPLTRGRDVEAVCVTISDVTHVSVMQREREEAVAKLREHANRDGLTGIANRRFFEARLSDEFARWQRYGGDMSVLLFDLDHFKTINDRFGHAAGDAVLRETARRVASIVRAQDTFGRFGGEEFALLLPCTNLDEAMLVADKVRDAIGSVPVDAEGVSVPVTASVGGACAKAGAPTSDVLVNEADAALYRAKRLGRDRSVAYA encoded by the coding sequence ATGACGGCCGCCACCTCGTCGCTGAGCGACCTCGTGATCGAGCGGGTGGGCTTCGGCCTGTTCGTGCTCGACCGCGCGATGAACGTGCTGATGTGGAATCGCTTCATGCAGGACCACAGCGGCATCCCGGCCGCGGACGTGATCGGCCGCAACCTGTTCGACTGCTTTCCCGACCTGCCGCGCGCGTGGCTGTCGCGCAAGCTCGAGAGCGTGTTCCAGCTCGGCAGCTTCGCGTTCAGCTCGTGGGAGCAGCGGCCCTACCTGTTCCGCTTCGAGCACGACCGGCCGATCACGGGTGGCGTCGACTACATGCAGCAGGACTGTACGTTCATGCCGCTCACGCGCGGCCGCGACGTCGAAGCCGTGTGCGTGACGATCTCGGACGTCACGCATGTGAGCGTGATGCAGCGCGAGCGCGAGGAAGCGGTCGCGAAGCTGCGCGAGCACGCGAATCGCGACGGCCTGACCGGCATCGCGAACCGGCGCTTCTTCGAGGCGCGGCTCAGCGACGAATTCGCGCGCTGGCAGCGCTATGGCGGCGACATGTCGGTGCTGCTGTTCGACCTCGACCACTTCAAGACGATCAACGACCGCTTCGGGCATGCGGCCGGCGATGCCGTGCTGCGCGAGACGGCGCGGCGCGTCGCGTCGATCGTGCGCGCGCAGGATACGTTCGGCCGCTTCGGCGGCGAGGAATTCGCGCTGCTGCTGCCGTGCACGAATCTCGACGAGGCGATGCTCGTGGCCGACAAGGTGCGCGATGCGATCGGCAGCGTGCCGGTCGATGCCGAGGGGGTCAGCGTGCCGGTGACGGCGAGCGTCGGCGGCGCGTGTGCGAAGGCGGGCGCGCCGACCAGCGACGTGCTCGTCAACGAGGCCGACGCCGCGCTCTATCGCGCGAAGCGGCTCGGGCGCGACCGGTCGGTCGCGTATGCATAG
- a CDS encoding alpha/beta fold hydrolase, translating into METNASATPQSDHPVFVLVHGAWHGAWCYAHVAAALAARGHLSIARDLPAHGINARFPASYFARPLDKDAFGAEPSPVANTTLDDYATQVMQAVDDAYALGRGKVVLVGHSMGGLAITAAAERAPDKIAKIVYLAAFMPASGVPGLDYVRAPENKGEMLGPLMLASPRVAGALRIDPRSGDAAYRELAKRALYDDVPQADFEAVANLMSCDVPAAPFATAIPTTAARWGAIDRHYIKCLQDRVILPALQQRFIDEADTFAPGNPTHVHQLDSSHSPFMSQPAVLAGVLADIAKS; encoded by the coding sequence ATGGAGACGAACGCAAGCGCCACCCCGCAGTCCGATCATCCCGTTTTCGTGCTCGTGCACGGCGCCTGGCACGGCGCGTGGTGCTACGCGCACGTCGCGGCCGCGCTGGCCGCGCGCGGCCACCTGTCGATCGCGCGTGACCTGCCCGCGCACGGCATCAACGCCCGTTTTCCCGCTTCCTACTTCGCACGCCCGCTCGACAAGGATGCGTTCGGCGCCGAGCCGTCGCCGGTCGCGAACACGACGCTCGACGATTACGCCACGCAGGTGATGCAGGCGGTCGACGACGCGTACGCGCTCGGCCGCGGCAAGGTCGTGCTCGTCGGGCACAGCATGGGCGGCCTCGCGATCACGGCGGCCGCCGAACGCGCGCCGGACAAGATCGCGAAGATCGTCTATCTCGCGGCCTTCATGCCCGCGTCGGGCGTGCCGGGCCTCGACTACGTGCGCGCACCTGAAAACAAGGGAGAAATGCTCGGCCCGCTGATGCTGGCGAGCCCGCGCGTCGCCGGTGCGCTGCGCATCGATCCGCGCAGCGGCGACGCCGCCTATCGCGAGCTCGCGAAGCGCGCCCTGTACGACGACGTGCCGCAGGCCGACTTCGAGGCCGTCGCGAACCTGATGAGCTGCGACGTGCCGGCCGCGCCGTTCGCGACCGCGATCCCGACGACGGCCGCACGCTGGGGCGCGATCGACCGTCACTACATCAAATGCCTGCAGGATCGCGTGATCCTGCCCGCGCTGCAGCAGCGCTTCATCGACGAAGCCGACACGTTCGCGCCCGGCAACCCGACCCACGTGCACCAGCTCGACAGCAGCCATTCGCCGTTCATGTCGCAGCCGGCCGTGCTCGCCGGCGTCCTGGCCGACATCGCGAAAAGCTGA
- the hpnD gene encoding presqualene diphosphate synthase HpnD: MAVSHSVVDEQETDAAAVTSGSSFYLAMRILPAVQRDAMFQVYAFCRAVDDIADSDLPRAERHAGLDRWRADIDACFAGRPPRHLAALDREIRAFNLQRDDFHAMIDGMAMDAVEDICAPDEPTLDLFCDRVASAAGRLSVRIFGMPEAEGIKLSHHLGRALQLTNILRDIDDDAAINRCYLPRELLAREGIAITDPATIVRDPALPRVCATLVERALEHFRQADAVMDTCARAQVKAPRIMSGAYRCILEAAIARGFAFPRAPLRKPKARMLMIAARYALF; the protein is encoded by the coding sequence TTGGCCGTTTCCCATTCCGTCGTGGACGAACAAGAAACCGACGCCGCTGCCGTCACATCGGGCAGTTCTTTCTATCTTGCGATGCGCATCCTGCCGGCCGTGCAGCGCGATGCGATGTTCCAGGTCTACGCGTTTTGCCGCGCGGTCGACGACATCGCCGACAGCGACCTGCCGCGCGCCGAGCGCCACGCGGGCCTCGATCGCTGGCGCGCGGACATCGACGCGTGCTTCGCCGGCCGCCCGCCGCGCCACCTGGCTGCGCTCGACCGCGAGATCCGCGCATTCAACCTGCAGCGCGACGACTTCCACGCGATGATCGACGGGATGGCGATGGATGCGGTCGAAGACATCTGCGCGCCCGACGAACCGACGCTCGACCTCTTCTGCGATCGCGTGGCGAGTGCGGCCGGCCGGCTGTCGGTGAGGATTTTCGGGATGCCGGAAGCCGAAGGGATCAAGCTGTCGCATCATCTCGGCCGCGCGCTGCAACTGACGAACATCCTGCGCGACATCGACGACGATGCGGCGATCAACCGTTGCTACCTGCCGCGCGAGCTGCTTGCGCGCGAAGGCATCGCGATCACCGACCCGGCGACGATCGTGCGCGATCCGGCGCTGCCGCGCGTGTGCGCGACGCTCGTCGAGCGCGCGCTCGAGCACTTCCGCCAGGCTGACGCAGTGATGGACACCTGCGCGCGTGCGCAGGTGAAGGCGCCGCGCATCATGTCGGGCGCGTATCGCTGCATTCTCGAAGCCGCGATCGCACGCGGCTTTGCCTTCCCGCGCGCGCCGCTGCGCAAGCCGAAAGCGCGCATGCTGATGATCGCCGCGCGCTACGCGCTGTTCTGA
- the hpnE gene encoding hydroxysqualene dehydroxylase HpnE — protein MPRTVHVIGAGVAGLSAAVELQRRGRRIVLHDAHAHAGGRCRSWFDGTLNTTLDSGLHTVFAGQPATQRYLRAIGAADQLTGPALPEFPVVDVASQQRWTLRFGSGRWPSWLFDAASRAPDTTPLDYLALAPLAFARMGRSLAQTMRCDGMLWERWLRPYFLGVLNVEPRHASAELARAALCSTFSAGGPACRPLVARHGLGSAFVEPALRMLQHGGAQIRLNSRLDAFEFGAHGNAVDAVSVGGERIDLAPGDAVVLAVPPEVAQPLVPELTAPDTFSAVVTAYFAAEAPAGNPLQTSVINGVVDTVRTGGGQLAATIRDAGRWLDTPRDTLARRIWEDVARVTGANPETIPAWQLVVEPRAGFAAVPSQEMKRPAVRTRWTNLVLAGDWIATGLPATIEGAIRSGQLAADVLQTQ, from the coding sequence ATGCCCAGGACCGTCCACGTGATCGGCGCCGGCGTTGCCGGCCTGTCGGCCGCGGTCGAGCTGCAACGCCGCGGTCGGCGCATCGTGCTGCACGACGCGCACGCGCACGCAGGCGGCCGCTGCCGCTCGTGGTTCGACGGAACGCTGAACACGACGCTCGACAGCGGGCTGCACACGGTGTTCGCGGGACAGCCCGCGACGCAGCGCTACCTGCGCGCGATCGGCGCGGCCGACCAGCTCACGGGGCCCGCGCTGCCTGAATTCCCGGTCGTCGACGTCGCGTCGCAGCAGCGCTGGACGCTGCGCTTCGGCAGCGGGCGCTGGCCGTCGTGGCTGTTCGATGCCGCGTCGCGCGCGCCGGACACGACGCCGCTCGACTACCTCGCGCTCGCCCCGCTCGCGTTCGCGCGGATGGGCCGCTCACTCGCACAGACGATGCGATGCGATGGCATGTTGTGGGAACGTTGGCTGCGGCCGTATTTCCTCGGTGTGCTGAACGTCGAGCCGCGCCACGCGAGTGCCGAACTCGCACGCGCGGCGCTGTGCAGCACGTTTTCCGCGGGCGGCCCCGCTTGCCGTCCACTCGTCGCGCGCCACGGCCTCGGCAGCGCATTCGTCGAACCGGCGCTGCGGATGCTGCAGCACGGCGGCGCGCAGATCCGGCTGAACTCGCGGCTCGACGCGTTCGAATTCGGCGCGCACGGCAACGCGGTCGATGCGGTTTCGGTCGGCGGCGAGCGGATCGATCTCGCGCCGGGCGACGCCGTCGTGCTGGCCGTGCCGCCCGAGGTCGCGCAGCCGCTCGTGCCCGAACTCACCGCGCCCGACACGTTCAGCGCGGTCGTGACCGCGTATTTCGCGGCTGAAGCGCCGGCCGGCAACCCGCTGCAGACGTCCGTGATCAACGGTGTAGTCGATACGGTGCGCACCGGCGGCGGCCAGCTCGCGGCGACGATCCGCGACGCGGGCCGCTGGCTCGACACGCCGCGCGACACGCTCGCGCGGCGCATCTGGGAAGACGTCGCGCGCGTGACCGGCGCGAACCCGGAAACCATCCCCGCGTGGCAGCTCGTCGTCGAGCCGCGCGCGGGCTTTGCGGCGGTGCCGTCGCAGGAAATGAAGCGTCCGGCCGTGCGTACGCGCTGGACCAATCTTGTGCTGGCGGGCGACTGGATTGCCACCGGCTTGCCCGCCACGATCGAGGGTGCGATCCGCTCCGGCCAGCTGGCCGCGGACGTGCTCCAGACACAGTAA
- the shc gene encoding squalene--hopene cyclase — protein sequence MNDLTEMATLSAGAVPAGVDTAVARATDALLAAQNADGHWVYELEADSTIPAEYVLLVHYLGETPNLELEQKIGKYLRRIQQADGGWPLFTDGAPNISASVKAYFALKVIGDDENAEHMQRARRAIHAMGGAEMSNVFTRIQLALYGAIPWRAVPMMPVEIMLLPQWFPFHLSKVSYWARTVIVPLLVLNAKRPLAKNPRGVRIDELFIDPPVNAGLLPRQGHQSPGWFAFFRVVDHALRAVDGLFPNYTRERAIRQAVSFVDERLNGEDGLGAIYPAMANSVMMYDALGYAEDHPNRAIARKSIERLLVVHDDEAYCQPCLSPVWDTSLAAHALLETRDARAEDAAIRGLEWLRPLQILDVRGDWISRRPHVRPGGWAFQYANAHYPDVDDTAVVAVAMERAQQLKQNDAYRDSIARAREWVVGMQSSDGGWGAFEPENTQYYLNNIPFSDHGALLDPPTADVSGRCLSMLSQLGETPLNSEPARRALDYMLKEQEPDGSWYGRWGMNYVYGTWTALCSLNAAGLTPDDPRMKRGAQWLLSIQNKDGGWGEDGDSYKLNYRGFEQAPSTASQTAWALLGLMAAGEVNNPAVARGIDYLIAEQNEEGLWDETRFTATGFPRVFYLRYHGYRKFFPLWALARYRNLKRDNTTRVTVGL from the coding sequence ATGAACGATCTCACCGAAATGGCTACCCTGTCCGCCGGCGCCGTGCCGGCCGGCGTCGATACGGCCGTCGCGCGTGCGACCGACGCGCTGCTGGCCGCGCAGAACGCGGATGGCCACTGGGTCTACGAACTCGAAGCCGATTCGACGATTCCCGCCGAATACGTGCTGCTCGTCCACTATCTCGGCGAGACGCCGAACCTCGAGCTCGAACAGAAGATCGGCAAGTATCTGCGCCGCATCCAGCAGGCCGACGGCGGCTGGCCGCTGTTCACCGACGGCGCGCCGAACATCAGCGCGAGCGTGAAGGCGTATTTCGCGCTGAAGGTGATCGGCGACGACGAGAACGCCGAGCACATGCAACGTGCGCGCCGTGCCATCCACGCGATGGGCGGCGCCGAGATGTCGAACGTGTTCACGCGCATCCAGCTCGCGCTGTACGGCGCGATTCCGTGGCGCGCGGTGCCGATGATGCCGGTCGAGATCATGCTGCTGCCGCAGTGGTTCCCGTTCCATCTGTCGAAGGTGTCGTACTGGGCGCGCACGGTGATCGTGCCGCTGCTCGTGCTGAACGCGAAGCGCCCGCTCGCGAAGAACCCGCGCGGCGTGCGCATCGACGAACTGTTCATCGATCCGCCCGTCAACGCCGGGCTGCTGCCGCGCCAGGGCCACCAGAGCCCCGGCTGGTTCGCGTTCTTCCGCGTCGTTGACCATGCGTTGCGCGCGGTCGACGGGTTGTTCCCGAACTACACGCGCGAACGCGCGATCCGCCAGGCCGTGTCGTTCGTCGACGAGCGCCTGAACGGCGAGGACGGCCTCGGCGCGATCTATCCGGCGATGGCCAACTCGGTGATGATGTACGACGCGCTTGGCTACGCGGAAGATCACCCGAACCGCGCGATTGCGCGCAAGTCGATCGAGAGGCTGCTCGTCGTGCACGACGATGAAGCGTATTGCCAGCCGTGCCTGTCGCCGGTGTGGGACACGTCGCTCGCCGCGCATGCGCTGCTCGAAACGCGCGACGCGCGTGCCGAGGATGCCGCGATCCGCGGCCTCGAATGGCTGCGCCCGCTGCAGATCCTCGACGTGCGCGGCGACTGGATCTCGCGCCGCCCGCACGTGCGGCCCGGCGGCTGGGCGTTCCAGTACGCGAACGCGCACTACCCGGACGTCGACGATACGGCGGTGGTCGCGGTGGCGATGGAGCGCGCGCAGCAGCTCAAGCAGAACGACGCGTATCGCGATTCGATCGCGCGTGCGCGCGAGTGGGTCGTCGGGATGCAGAGCAGCGACGGCGGCTGGGGCGCGTTCGAACCGGAAAACACGCAGTACTACCTGAACAACATCCCGTTCTCGGATCACGGCGCGCTGCTCGATCCGCCGACGGCCGACGTGTCGGGCCGCTGCCTGTCGATGCTGTCGCAGCTCGGCGAGACGCCGCTGAACAGCGAGCCGGCGCGTCGCGCACTCGACTACATGCTCAAGGAACAGGAACCGGACGGCAGCTGGTATGGCCGCTGGGGGATGAACTACGTGTACGGCACGTGGACGGCACTGTGCTCGCTGAACGCGGCCGGCCTGACGCCGGACGATCCGCGCATGAAGCGCGGCGCGCAGTGGCTGCTGTCGATCCAGAACAAGGACGGCGGCTGGGGCGAGGACGGCGACAGCTACAAGCTGAACTATCGCGGTTTCGAGCAGGCGCCGAGCACCGCGTCGCAAACCGCGTGGGCGCTGCTTGGCCTGATGGCGGCCGGCGAGGTGAACAACCCGGCGGTGGCGCGTGGCATCGACTACCTGATCGCCGAGCAGAACGAAGAAGGCTTGTGGGACGAGACGCGCTTCACGGCGACGGGCTTCCCGCGCGTGTTCTACCTGCGCTACCACGGCTATCGCAAGTTCTTCCCGCTGTGGGCGCTTGCCCGCTATCGCAACCTGAAGCGCGACAACACCACGCGCGTGACGGTCGGGCTGTAA
- a CDS encoding phosphorylase has protein sequence MAFEARIARGDGVEAVFAARADRLERALTEATARGCAGIVSFGTAGGLAPDLAPGALVVASAIDGPFGRVETDAGWSARLVAALHDTPVWARVTRGTIAAVGAPVISEQDKTSLHRAKDALAVDMESHIAAAFAAARGVPFAVCRAIVDPAWRTLPRAATAGLRDDGSTAILPILRELLKQPSQLGPLLQVASDARAARTTLIQARHAFERAGAMRIA, from the coding sequence ATGGCGTTCGAGGCGCGCATCGCACGCGGCGACGGCGTCGAAGCCGTCTTTGCCGCACGGGCCGACCGCCTCGAACGCGCGCTGACCGAGGCGACCGCACGCGGTTGCGCAGGCATCGTGAGCTTCGGCACGGCGGGCGGGCTCGCACCCGACCTGGCGCCCGGCGCGCTCGTGGTCGCGAGCGCGATCGACGGGCCGTTCGGCCGTGTCGAGACCGACGCGGGCTGGAGCGCACGGCTCGTCGCCGCGCTGCACGACACGCCCGTCTGGGCGCGCGTCACGCGCGGCACGATCGCGGCCGTCGGCGCACCGGTCATCAGCGAGCAGGACAAGACGTCGCTGCATCGCGCGAAGGACGCGCTCGCCGTCGACATGGAGTCGCATATCGCGGCGGCTTTCGCGGCGGCGCGCGGCGTACCGTTCGCGGTGTGCCGCGCGATCGTCGATCCGGCGTGGCGCACGTTGCCGCGCGCGGCGACGGCCGGCCTGCGCGACGACGGCAGCACGGCGATCCTGCCGATCCTGCGTGAACTGCTGAAGCAGCCGTCGCAGCTCGGCCCGCTGCTGCAGGTCGCGAGCGATGCGCGCGCGGCGCGCACGACGCTGATCCAGGCGCGGCACGCGTTCGAGCGTGCCGGTGCGATGCGGATCGCCTGA
- a CDS encoding MlaA family lipoprotein, with the protein MNKVRIIAATVAASAALTGCATGPNRNPNDPLEPMNRAMYKFNDTVDTNIAQPIAKGYQKVTPTPVRTAISNFFSNLGDLGNMANNLLQLRITDATQDLMRVAMNSLFGVAGLIDIATPAGLPKHHQDFGLTMARWGMPSGPYLVLPVFGPSTIRDGVGRAVDVRFNLLNYIEPAARNPMYIAQFISARSDLLGATDLLKQAALDPYSFVRDAYLQQRKSLTYRSQSSSATVPTYNEPGESGAVPAGTPAVPGLPNYEDPGDAGGASGATPNNAPAAPGLPQYDDPGADNAMPASAPAAASAAAPAAASAIAPAAASAAAPATPASAPAVQQ; encoded by the coding sequence ATGAATAAGGTGCGAATCATTGCGGCGACCGTTGCCGCCAGCGCGGCGCTGACCGGCTGCGCGACGGGACCGAACCGCAACCCCAACGACCCGCTCGAGCCGATGAACCGGGCGATGTACAAGTTCAACGACACCGTCGACACGAACATCGCCCAGCCGATCGCGAAGGGGTACCAGAAGGTCACGCCGACGCCCGTGCGCACCGCGATCAGCAACTTCTTCTCGAACCTCGGCGATCTCGGCAACATGGCCAACAACCTGCTGCAGTTGCGCATCACCGATGCGACGCAGGATCTGATGCGCGTGGCGATGAACTCGCTGTTCGGCGTCGCCGGCCTGATCGACATCGCGACACCGGCCGGGTTGCCGAAGCACCACCAGGATTTCGGGCTGACGATGGCGCGCTGGGGCATGCCGTCCGGCCCGTATCTCGTGCTGCCCGTGTTCGGGCCGAGCACGATCCGCGACGGCGTCGGCCGCGCGGTGGACGTGCGCTTCAACCTGCTGAACTACATCGAGCCGGCCGCGCGCAACCCGATGTACATCGCGCAGTTCATCAGCGCGCGTTCGGACCTGCTCGGCGCGACCGACCTGCTGAAGCAGGCCGCGCTCGATCCGTATTCGTTCGTGCGCGACGCGTATCTGCAGCAGCGCAAGTCGCTGACATATCGCAGCCAGTCGTCGTCGGCCACGGTGCCGACCTACAACGAACCGGGTGAATCGGGCGCCGTGCCGGCCGGAACGCCTGCCGTGCCGGGGTTGCCGAACTACGAGGATCCGGGCGATGCGGGCGGCGCATCGGGCGCCACGCCGAACAACGCACCGGCCGCGCCGGGACTGCCGCAGTACGACGATCCGGGTGCGGACAACGCGATGCCGGCGAGTGCGCCTGCTGCTGCTTCGGCCGCTGCGCCGGCTGCGGCATCGGCCATCGCCCCGGCTGCGGCATCGGCGGCCGCACCAGCGACGCCTGCGAGCGCTCCGGCCGTGCAGCAGTAA
- a CDS encoding MMPL family transporter, which yields MVTSLIVRLVAWSVRRPVWVVVLSLVIAALSGVYVAQHFKINTDISKLVDAEPQFAALGHAVDTAFPQRNGTILAVVEAPAPEFANAAAQALTDALQKDAAAGRIGQVAEPGGGPFFEHNGLLFLSPQEVTDTTAQLASARPLVNELAKNPSLTGLATTLSTTLGQPLLTGQVKLPTMAKLLARSAATVDDVLAGKPAAFSWRALVDNDAARQPARAFVTVQPVVNYGALKAGAETSQVIRDAARSIDLEKRYGAVVRLTGEQPLADDEFASVEDGAALNGVFTLLAVLVILWLALRSKRMIGSVLVTLFVGLVVTAALGLAMVGSLNMISVAFMVLFVGLGVDFSIQYGVKYREERFRDPRIDHALIGAAHSMGMPLALATAAVAASFFSFIPTAYRGVSDLGLIAGVGMFVALLTTITLLPALLRLFAPPGESKTPGFPWLAPVDDYLDRHRKPILIGTLVVVIGALPLLAFLRFDFNPLHLKDPNSESMATLLALKDSPEAAVNDVTLLAPSLAQADAAAKRLDALPEVGRTTTLSTFIPADQPAKRAAIAAAASDLLPALTQPPAPPATDAQRVAALKRVSDLLSYAAEDHPGPGAAAAQHLSASLAKLAAADAATRDRAERAFSDTLRIALNQLASLLQPQDVTRESLPPQLVRDWVAPDGHALVQISPKVPKGVDPGDDTMLRRFAKAVKAAEPGTTGGPISILHSADTIINAFLHAALWSIISITVLLWVTLRRFGDVLRTLVPLLVSGVVTLELCVVLGMSLNFANIIALPLMLGVGVAFKVYFVMAWRAGQTGLLHSSLTHAVLFSAATTATAFGSLWLSHHPGTSSMGKLLALALTCTLIGAVVFQPVLMGKPRVKRAKNQSQGINE from the coding sequence ATGGTGACATCTCTCATCGTCCGACTCGTTGCATGGTCGGTACGCCGGCCCGTCTGGGTCGTCGTGCTGTCGCTCGTCATCGCCGCGCTCAGCGGCGTCTATGTCGCGCAGCATTTCAAGATCAACACCGACATCAGCAAGCTCGTCGATGCGGAACCGCAATTTGCCGCGCTCGGCCACGCCGTCGACACAGCGTTCCCGCAACGCAACGGCACGATCCTCGCGGTCGTCGAGGCGCCCGCGCCGGAATTCGCGAATGCCGCCGCGCAGGCGCTGACCGACGCGCTGCAGAAGGATGCCGCCGCCGGCCGCATCGGCCAGGTCGCCGAGCCCGGCGGCGGGCCGTTCTTCGAGCACAACGGGCTGCTGTTCCTGTCGCCGCAGGAAGTCACCGATACGACCGCGCAGCTCGCGAGCGCGCGCCCGCTCGTCAACGAACTCGCGAAGAACCCGAGCCTGACCGGGCTCGCCACGACGCTCTCCACCACGCTCGGCCAGCCGCTGCTGACCGGCCAGGTGAAGCTGCCGACGATGGCGAAGCTGCTCGCCCGCAGCGCCGCGACGGTCGACGACGTGCTGGCCGGCAAGCCGGCCGCGTTCTCGTGGCGCGCGCTGGTCGACAACGATGCCGCGCGGCAGCCCGCGCGCGCGTTCGTCACCGTGCAGCCCGTGGTCAACTACGGCGCGCTGAAGGCCGGCGCGGAAACCAGCCAGGTGATCCGCGACGCGGCCCGTTCGATCGACCTCGAGAAGCGCTACGGCGCGGTCGTGCGCCTGACCGGCGAACAGCCGCTCGCCGACGACGAATTCGCGTCGGTCGAGGACGGCGCGGCGCTCAACGGCGTCTTCACGCTGCTCGCCGTGCTCGTGATCCTGTGGCTCGCGCTGCGCTCGAAGCGGATGATCGGCTCGGTGCTCGTCACGCTGTTCGTCGGCCTCGTCGTGACCGCCGCGCTCGGCCTCGCGATGGTCGGCTCGCTGAACATGATCTCGGTCGCGTTCATGGTGCTGTTCGTCGGCCTCGGCGTCGATTTCTCGATCCAGTACGGCGTGAAGTACCGCGAGGAGCGCTTCCGCGATCCGCGCATCGACCACGCGCTGATCGGCGCCGCGCACTCGATGGGCATGCCGCTCGCGCTGGCCACCGCGGCCGTCGCGGCGAGCTTCTTCTCGTTCATCCCCACCGCCTATCGCGGCGTGTCCGACCTCGGCCTGATCGCGGGCGTCGGGATGTTCGTCGCGCTGCTCACCACGATCACGCTGCTGCCCGCGCTGCTGCGCCTGTTCGCGCCGCCGGGCGAATCGAAGACGCCGGGCTTCCCGTGGCTCGCGCCGGTCGACGATTACCTCGACCGCCATCGCAAGCCGATCCTGATCGGCACGCTCGTGGTCGTGATCGGCGCGCTGCCGCTGCTCGCGTTCCTGCGCTTCGACTTCAACCCGCTGCACCTGAAGGACCCGAACAGCGAATCGATGGCGACGCTGCTCGCCCTGAAGGATTCGCCGGAAGCCGCCGTCAACGACGTCACGCTGCTCGCGCCGTCGCTCGCGCAGGCCGATGCGGCCGCGAAGCGCCTCGACGCGCTGCCCGAAGTCGGCCGCACGACCACGCTGTCGACCTTCATCCCCGCCGACCAGCCGGCCAAGCGCGCGGCGATCGCCGCGGCCGCGAGCGACCTGCTGCCCGCGCTGACGCAGCCGCCCGCGCCGCCCGCGACCGACGCGCAGCGCGTCGCCGCGCTCAAGCGCGTGTCGGACCTGCTGAGCTACGCGGCCGAAGATCACCCGGGCCCGGGCGCGGCCGCCGCGCAGCACCTGTCGGCGTCGCTCGCGAAGCTCGCCGCCGCGGATGCCGCGACGCGCGACCGCGCCGAACGCGCGTTCTCCGATACGCTGCGCATCGCGCTCAACCAGCTCGCGTCGCTGCTGCAGCCGCAGGACGTCACGCGCGAATCGCTGCCGCCGCAGCTCGTGCGTGACTGGGTCGCGCCGGACGGCCATGCGCTCGTGCAGATCTCGCCGAAGGTGCCGAAGGGCGTCGACCCGGGCGACGACACGATGCTGCGCCGCTTCGCGAAGGCTGTGAAAGCCGCGGAACCCGGCACGACCGGCGGGCCGATCTCGATCCTGCATTCGGCCGACACGATCATCAACGCGTTCCTGCATGCGGCGCTGTGGTCGATCATCTCGATCACGGTCCTGCTGTGGGTCACGCTGCGCCGCTTCGGCGACGTGCTGCGCACGCTGGTGCCGCTGCTCGTGTCGGGCGTCGTGACGCTCGAGCTGTGCGTCGTGCTCGGCATGTCGCTCAACTTCGCGAACATCATCGCGCTGCCGCTGATGCTCGGCGTCGGCGTCGCGTTCAAGGTGTATTTCGTGATGGCGTGGCGCGCGGGGCAAACCGGGTTGCTGCACTCGAGCCTCACGCATGCCGTCCTGTTCAGCGCCGCGACGACGGCGACCGCATTCGGCAGCCTGTGGCTGTCGCACCACCCGGGCACGTCGAGCATGGGCAAGCTGCTCGCGCTGGCCCTGACCTGCACGCTGATAGGCGCCGTGGTGTTCCAGCCCGTCCTGATGGGCAAACCGCGCGTCAAACGCGCCAAGAACCAATCGCAAGGAATCAATGAATAA